The Candidatus Melainabacteria bacterium RIFOXYA2_FULL_32_9 genome segment AACCACTTGCAGCAAGATTAAGGGCTAAATTTTTAATGTTTTCATCAGGATAATTGTTTACCATGCCAAAGAGTGACTGACTAAATAATAAAGGTAAATGACTTATTAAGGTTACGGCTTTATCGTGTTGATATGAATCAGCGATTATAGGCTTTGCTCCAAGTAAACGGGTTAATTCTTGTAATTCTCGAATATCTTCAGTATCTGACCATTTTGAGGGAGTTAATACCCATTTTGCTCCTTCAAAAAGATCATCAACAGCATAATCAATACCTGTATTTTCGGTTCCTGCCATAGGATGTCCACCTATAAAATTGGTAGGGAAATGATAATCATTTACATAATCCATTATAAAGCCTTTAAGACTTGCAACATCTGTAATGATGCAATCAGGATTAACCAGTTTCCTTACTCTATCGATTGTTTCGATGATTTTATTTATAGGTGTGCAAATAAATACAACATTAGCATTTTTAACTAATTCAATATCAGTTGAGTATTCATTGGCGATATCAAGATTAATGGCCTTTTGAATTGTTTCATTGCTTCTTGAAATACCAATAAGGTGAAACCCTTTTGGCTTTAAGGCTTTTAATATAGAACCACCTATCAATCCAAGTCCTATTACAGCTATTGTAGGCTTATTAAGCATTACAATTATCCTAAATTATACGCTAAAAGCTGCTTTTTCTGTTTTTGCTTTGAACACAATAAACTTTTCTATCATTTCATTAAGTTCTTGCATCATCATTGTAAATTGTTCAATAGTTAAACTTTGAGCTCCATCTGAGTATGCTTTATCAGGATTATGGTGTACTTCTACCATAAGTCCGTGAGCACCTGCAATTAAGGCAGATTTAGACATAGGGGATACAAGATATCTTCTTCCTGTTCCATGACTTGGATCAACCATAATAGGTAAATGAGAATACTTTTTAATTATTGGCACCGCTGCAATATCAAGGGTATTTCTTGTGTAAGTAGAATCTATTCCTTTAACTCCTCTTTCACAAAGAATTACTTTGCTGTTACCAGCATACATAATGTGTTCAGCAGCTAGCAAAAATTCTCTTATAGTTGCAGAAGGTCCTCTTTTTAAAAGTATAGGCTTATCTATTCTACCAAGCGCCTTAAGTAGCTTAAAGTTCTGCATATTTCTAGCGCCCACCTGAACTATATCAGTATATTGAGCCACAAGATCTATTTCCTGACTGTCCATTACTTCAGTAACTATAAGCAAGCCTGTTTGTTCTCTTGCTTCTGCAAGATATTTAAGGCCGGTTTCTTCTAATCCTTGAAAGTCATAAGGGCTGGTTCTTGGTTTAAATGCACCGCCTCTTAAAACCTGAGCACCTGTTGCTTTAATTGCGTGAGCAACTTTTAACAAACCTTCCTTGTCATCTTCTACACTGCAAGGACCAGCCATAATAACAGGAGGCTCATTCCCGCCAATTTTTATACCATTACCAAGCTCTATTATTGAATCATCTTTCTGGCTTTCTCTGCATGCCAT includes the following:
- a CDS encoding 3-deoxy-7-phosphoheptulonate synthase, whose product is MIIIMEPTATQEEIQKVVEKMEDLGFKIILNQGQIMTVVAAIGDKRLIEPQAIASMSGVREVKLIQEPFKMACRESQKDDSIIELGNGIKIGGNEPPVIMAGPCSVEDDKEGLLKVAHAIKATGAQVLRGGAFKPRTSPYDFQGLEETGLKYLAEAREQTGLLIVTEVMDSQEIDLVAQYTDIVQVGARNMQNFKLLKALGRIDKPILLKRGPSATIREFLLAAEHIMYAGNSKVILCERGVKGIDSTYTRNTLDIAAVPIIKKYSHLPIMVDPSHGTGRRYLVSPMSKSALIAGAHGLMVEVHHNPDKAYSDGAQSLTIEQFTMMMQELNEMIEKFIVFKAKTEKAAFSV